Proteins encoded together in one Lathyrus oleraceus cultivar Zhongwan6 chromosome 5, CAAS_Psat_ZW6_1.0, whole genome shotgun sequence window:
- the LOC127078526 gene encoding chaperone protein ClpC, chloroplastic isoform X1 → MARVLAQSLSVPGLVAGHKHSQHKGSGKSKRSVKTMCALRTSGLRMSGFSGLRTFNHLNTMMRPGLDFHSKVSKAVSSRRARAKRFIPRAMFERFTEKAIKVIMLAQEEARRLGHNFVGTEQILLGLIGEGTGIAAKVLKSMGINLKDARVEVEKIIGRGSGFVAVEIPFTPRAKRVLELSLEEARQLGHNYIGSEHLLLGLLREGEGVAARVLENLGADPTNIRTQVIRMVGESADSVTATVGSGSSNNKTPTLEEYGTNLTKLAEEGKLDPVVGRQPQIERVTQILGRRTKNNPCLIGEPGVGKTAIAEGLAQRIANGDVPETIEGKKVITLDMGLLVAGTKYRGEFEERLKKLMEEIKQSDDIILFIDEVHTLIGAGAAEGAIDAANILKPALARGELQCIGATTLDEYRKHIEKDPALERRFQPVKVPEPTVDETIQILKGLRERYEIHHKLRYTDEALIAAAQLSYQYISDRFLPDKAIDLVDEAGSRVRLQHAQLPEEAKELDKEVRKIVKEKEEYVRNQDFEKAGELRDKEMDLKAQISALIEKGKEMSKAETETADEGPIVTEVDIQHIVSSWTGIPVDKVSADESDRLLKMEDTLHKRIIGQDEAVQAISRAIRRARVGLKNPNRPIASFIFSGPTGVGKSELAKALAAYYFGSEEAMIRLDMSEFMERHTVSKLIGSPPGYVGYTEGGQLTEAVRRRPYTVVLFDEIEKAHPDVFNMMLQILEDGRLTDSKGRTVDFKNTLLIMTSNVGSSVIEKGGRRIGFDLDYDEKDSSYNRIKSLVTEELKQYFRPEFLNRLDEMIVFRQLTKLEVKEIADIMLKEVFQRLKTKEIELQVTERFRDRVVDEGYNPSYGARPLRRAIMRLLEDSMAEKMLAREIKEGDSVIVDVDSDGKVIVLNGSSGTPESLPEALSI, encoded by the exons ATGGCTAGAGTTTTGGCTCAGTCACTTAGTGTTCCTGGCCTAGTGGCTGGGCACAAGCACAGTCAACATAAGGGATCGGGAAAATCTAAGAGATCAGTCAAGACGATGTGTGCTTTGCGAACAAGCGGATTAAGAATGTCAGGTTTCTCAGGACTTCGTACTTTCAATCATTTGAATACTATGATGAGACCTGGACTGGATTTTCACTCAAAGGTATCAAAGGCAGTTTCTTCACGGCGGGCAAGGGCTAAGAGATTCATTCCTAGAGCCATGTTTGAGCGTTTCACCGAGAAAGCAATCAAAGTGATAATGCTAGCTCAGGAGGAAGCAAGACGTCTTGGTCACAATTTTGTCGGAACTGAGCAGATTCTTTTGGGTCTTATTGGTGAAGGCACTGGTATCGCCGCCAAGGTTTTAAAGTCTATGGGAATCAACCTTAAAGATGCTCGTGTTGAAGTGGAGAAGATAATTGGAAGGGGTAGTGGATTTGTTGCTGTCGAGATTCCATTTACTCCCCGTGCAAAGCGTGTATTGGAACTTTCACTGGAGGAAGCTCGCCAACTTG GTCACAATTATATTGGATCAGAGCACTTGCTTCTAGGTCTTCTTCGAGAGGGTGAGGGTGTAGCAGCACGTGTTCTTGAAAACTTGGGCGCTGATCCTACTAATATTCGCACACAG GTTATTCGCATGGTGGGTGAGAGTGCTGACAGTGTTACCGCTACTGTTGGCTCAGGAAGTAGTAACAACAAAACACCAACTTTGGAGGAGTATGGAACCAATTTGACCAAGCTAGCAGAAGAG GGAAAGTTGGATCCTGTTGTGGGAAGGCAGCCACAGATTGAGCGTGTCACCCAAATTTTAGGCCGCCGCACCAAAAATAATCCTTGTCTTATTGGAGAGCCTGGTGTTGGGAAGACAGCAATTGCTGAAGGTCTTGCTCAGCGGATTGCTAATGGTGATGTACCTGAAACAATCGAAGGAAAAAAG GTTATAACCCTCGATATGGGTCTGCTTGTAGCTGGAACCAAATACCGTGGTGAGTTTGAGGAGAGGTTGAAGAAACTGATGGAAGAAATCAAACAAAGTGATGATATTATACTTTTTATCGATGAAGTGCACACTCTAATTGGAGCAGGAGCAGCTGAAGGTGCTATTGATGCTGCTAACATTCTAAAACCAGCTCTTGCAAGAGGTGAACTACAG TGTATTGGGGCCACAACATTGGACGAATACAGGAAGCATATTGAAAAAGACCCAGCTTTGGAGAGACGATTCCAGCCAGTTAAAGTACCAGAACCAACTGTAGATGAAACCATACAAATACTGAAAGGACTTAGAGAACGTTATGAGATTCACCACAAGCTCCGCTATACTGATGAGGCTCTTATAGCTGCTGCGCAACTTTCGTACCAGTATATCAG TGATCGATTTTTGCCTGACAAAGCTATAGATTTGGTTGATGAAGCTGGTTCACGAGTCCGTCTTCAACATGCACAG TTGCCAGAAGAGGCAAAAGAACTTGACAAGGAGGTCAGGAAGATTGTTAAGGAGAAAGAGGAATATGTTCGCAACCAAGACTTTGAAAAG GCTGGAGAACTGCGTGATAAAGAAATGGATCTCAAGGCGCAGATCTCAGCACTTATAGAGAAAGGCAAGGAGATGAGCAAAGCAGAGACTGAGACAGCAGATGAAGGTCCCATTGTGACTGAAGTTGACATTCAACATATTGTGTCCTCCTGGACAGGCATTCCTGTTGATAAAGTCTCAGCAGATGAATCTGATCGTCTCCTCAAGATGGAAGATACTTTACACAAGCGAATCATTGGTCAGGATGAAGCAGTGCAAGCCATTAGCCGTGCTATCCGTCGAGCCCGAGTTGGATTGAAGAACCCTAATCGTCCAATTGCCAGCTTCATCTTTTCTGGTCCAACTGGTGTGGGGAAGTCTGAATTGGCCAAAGCATTGGCTGCATACTACTTTGGCTCTGAAGAAGCCATGATTCGTCTTGACATGAGTGAATTTATGGAAAGGCACACAGTCTCCAAACTTATTGGTTCACCTCCAGGATATGTTGGTTACACCGAAGGCGGTCAATTGACTGAAGCAGTTCGACGTCGTCCTTACACTGTTGTACTCTTTGATGAGATTGAGAAAGCCCATCCTGATGTATTCAACATGATGCTTCAAATCCTTGAAGATGGAAGACTAACAGACAGCAAGGGTAGAACTGTGGATTTCAAGAACACACTTCTTATAATGACATCAAATGTTGGAAGCAGTGTGATTGAGAAAGGAGGCCGCCGAATTGGATTTGATTTGGACTACGATGAGAAAGATAGCAGTTATAATAGAATCAAGAGCTTGGTGACTGAGGAGCTAAAACAATACTTCAGGCCAGAGTTTTTGAATAGGTTGGATGAAATGATTGTTTTCAGACAACTCACAAAATTGGAAGTGAAGGAGATAGCAGACATAATGCTCAAGGAGGTGTTTCAAAGACTTAAGACCAAAGAAATTGAACTTCAAGTCACAGAAAGATTTAGGGACAGGGTGGTTGATGAAGGTTATAATCCTAGTTACGGAGCTAGGCCTCTAAGAAGAGCCATAATGCGACTTTTGGAGGATAGCATGGCTGAGAAGATGCTCGCCAGAGAGATCAAAGAGGGTGATTCTGTCATAGTGGATGTTGATTCTGATGGTAAAGTGATTGTTCTCAACGGTAGCAGCGGCACTCCAGAGTCGTTACCAGAGGCTCTTTCTATATAA